The sequence GTCATTCCCACGTCAGCTCGGATTGTAACGTAAATGAGGAGAAGTTGGAGAGAAAGTTATTGGATCCCATTAAGACACCAGACGTTCTCCAGGCCTGTCCCCAAAGCAACAGCTTGACAGCAGTGGACGGGACATGGCTCCTGAGGCGTTCGGGTCGCAGAAGAAATTCTTTGATCTTAAAGAGTCGATTACAGTCAATGGATTCCATTGaggagtttgagagagagattgacatcCCCACATTCCCACAGGAGCTGGTTTTCTCGGGTGTTCTCACCCCCAAACCCCCTCCTCGATCTAACAACCTCCAGACCTGCCCAAACCCGAAAACAATCTCAGTCATCACCAAACTTGGGGAAAAGTTCGCCAGCTCCGACAATCACCTGCCTCCTCTTACCAGAGGATCTGAGCATCTAAATCACATGTCAGTTCTATATTCGCCCCGGCCGGCCAAAAACAACCTCAAAACCACCAAAAGCTGCGTGTCAATATCTGCGCCAATAGCCTCTTCGTCCTCTCGTCTTGGTGTCCTACTAACTCCTATCACAGGCAACAAAGGCAAAGACGAATGGGATGATGTCAAACTGAAAACAGGACCTGCCTTTAGTGTGAGGAGATTTGACGACAGCTACTACCAGAAAAGGTGCAGTTTGCCCACAAGCATCCTCAGTCCTGCACCTCCTGACCGTTCGAAAATGCCTTTACACAAAACCAAAACTATGTGGAGAAACGTTTCACCGGCGGCCAACACCGAAATTCCAGATTTTACACCACCTGTCACCAGCTCCTCAACGACGTTCACGGTATTGGGCAACAAACTGTTTCGGAGGTTTACATTCCCCGCGTTTAAACAGAGCGGGAAGGAGGCGCAGGGGGGCGCGTGTGGAGGAGATCCCGCCTCATGTTCACCGCGAGGAATGCCGCGTTCAGAGACGTTCCCGCTGAGCACAAGACACCCGCAGGTGGGTAGCAAGCCCAGCATTGACAGTATCAGTGCAGTGAAATGCGAGTTTGACTTCAATTTTAAAACGGCCCATTCCTCTTAAACAGTATTTCTCTGAGGATCATGCGTAATAGCCAAATGTACTTTTGGAGAGTTGCGGTGTGTGAAGGCTTTTTCCCCCACTTCTTTTATTCCAACACTACTAACACATTGTATTAAACTTGCCTAATTGTGATTCTAGATTGAGGACTATAGGAGATGAGTTGAATCGGGTGTGTTAGCTCTGCCTTGGGCTGGAACAAATACCTGTACACACTAGTGTTGGGAAGGGGGCGGGACAAACGCAAAGGCATATCCACCCGGAAGCCTCATGCAGCACAAATAGGATTCCTGTGCTACTGTAAAGATGATGtacatttactttgaagaacAAACGCCATCACTTTCATAGCTACTCATATCGGTTGTGAAATATCAATACTATACATGTCATTTCTTTAAATTGTTTTCATGGATTGCATTTCTATTTCAGTTACATTCTTGAATTGTGAAATATTAAGATTAATTAATAAATCATCGTTGGTATTTCTAAATGGAAAGTGTTTGTGTTCTTTGGAggaggaaagtgtgtgtgtgtgtgtgtttcctcaaTGTCAAGCTTCTTGGTAAGTTATGAAATCTTCATATAACCTTGACGTTAGAATACTGGGTCATTCTGGAAAGTCTACTGAGAAAGCTATCACATTTATACTGCGCTATGGTTATTTCATGTATTATGTATTGCCTATGTTTGTGGAAGCAAtgtgaagggggagggggggggggtagaggtgaCATGAGTATAGAGGTGTCAGAGCTGAAACGGTTGACAGACAGTTTTGACCCAATCAGCTATTATTTTCTGAGTGCTTGGCATACACTGGCAATGTCCGCTGTTGCCAAATTACAAGAGATACAACATCATCTGACACATCACACATATTCATTCGTGCCGTGTGTTTATTACCGTTTAAAATCATTAGAATCATAGACACACAAAAGTCAAGGGTGTGTATTTAAGCTGTAGTATGCACAATGTCTATGACAAAGGTGTGAGAGAGCGGACACTTGCACACGCACTGCCCGGTGTTCTCAAGACTGAGTTCACACTCCGTTGTGTGTGCGAGAGAGCACGTCGCCAGACTGCCAtccacgcgcacacacaccacctcaACTGCAACCTGCccagaaggagagaagaggtggtAGCACACACCTCAGCTGCAATCACAGAGATGGAAACAGCAGCATTGCGGGACTGACTAGCTGTGGTTGCTGCTGCAAAGCTTTTTGAAGGAAACTAACTTCGGGAGAGAAACTTAACTTCTTCCCCACAGCGAATCGCCTGAGTCACGCAGAGCGTCGTTTCCGGCTCCCTGTCTGTCTTAGTATGTGCAGGGGAAACTCTGCTTCGCCGCCGGTGACGCTCACCAAAAGCTCTCTCATCGTCTGaatttagagagaggagagagtcttaATTAAGCTGTACAATGCGTTCAGATAGCAGTTAACGAAACAGCCGTGACATTTTAATACGCAGCAAACCAGATGAGAACTCTCACATTTACCTGGAGATTTGCTGCATTCGCGATGATCGTGACTACGAGACACTGAGcagctgtatccctcctctctctctttctccctcccgctctctcttttgtctttttctctctctcgctctctctttgcgGGTTCACTACAAGGCTACCAGCCATTTAGCAATTTCAGCAGTGCAATGGAGCAGCTCAGATTCAGCACCCTGGACACCGCTGGAGTTCTACTGTGTTTGTTcggtaagctgtgtgtgtgtgtgtgtgtgtgtgtgtgtgtgtgtgtgtgtatgtgtgtgggtgtgtgtggcatACGATATTTTGTTCGTGACTGCACGCTGCAACCTGCGTGTGtctttgtctttgtgtgtgtgtgtgtctttgtgtgtgtgtgtgtgttttatacgACATTTCGGTCGTGACTGCACACTGCagcctgcgtgtctgtctgtctttatgtgtgagtgtgtgtgtgtgtgtgagagagagagagagagagagagagagagagagagagagagagagaaattcctGTTGAGTTTGTGCTTAGAGGCACAGCCACCTGTTTTGACGTCAGTGCGGTGAAAAGCTGAAAAGCGCTTTATGAGAAAAAGAGTCACGTGCTTGTCATTATTAGAGCATTAGACTCACCGATATGGGCGTCCCTATGTGCTGCCCATGTCGCTAAGGCATGCAGGGGACGAGTAACTCACTCACTTGAGATCGAAGAGGTATCTTACAACCGTGTCATGTAGCTGTGTATTGTTTTACATCCGAGTGGGCAAATATACTCAAGAGAAGATTCGCTAAATGATCGGCCCTTTGTCTTTTGGGAGAAGATAAGTCCCTTTGAGCGTAATCTTTGAGTTTTTGGCACACTGGGTTTGCTGATCATGCATGTTTGCATGTCAAGCACTGATTATTCAGTCTGCAACATCATTGACAGTAAAACTGAAAATAAAGTCGTTCATTATTCTATTTTCTATAGATTCTATTTTATTCTGTTCCATCTGCTGATCTCACATGTTAatttaaggatcggaccctttttttcaatttttgcatAAAATGGCACCCAAATCTAACTTCCTGAAGTTTGTGAATGTAGGAGAATGTAGGATGTAGgagaatgtaggagaatataacacattagatctggtaaaagataacacaaagaaaaaaaaattgtaccatcatctttgaagtgcaagagaaaggccataatgtattattccagcccaggcacaatttagattttggccactagatgggagCAGTGTGCGCTCAAATTTTTAGACTCATCCAATGagccattgtatttctgttcaatatgttgtatcaagactgcccaaatgtttctaattggtttattaatcaCTTtttaactgtgcactctcctcaaacaatagcatggtattatttcactgtaatagctactgtaaattggacagtgcagttagattaacaataatgtaatatttctgccaatatcagatatgtccatgtcctgggaaatattcttgttacttacaacttcatgctaatcgcattagcctacctTAGCTCAACCGTTCGTGGGGGACCCACCAATCATGTAGAAGTTTTTAAGCATATTCATTGGAATATAGTTGGCGCTAGAAAACATATAAACTGTTATTGATTTGCCACTCTATTcccactgtactgtacactgctgACATGACTATATTTCCCTGTGTTCAGCGATCCTGGTCCGGTTTACGGTCACCTCCGAGCAGGAGGGAGAGAACCTCTCCGGTCTGTCCACCAACCCGGATAAAGACATATTCGTGGTCCGAGAGAACGGGACCACCTGCCTCATGGTCGAGTTCGCTGTCCGCTTCACGGTCCCCTTCGATGTCCTCGCGCTCAACGGAATAGATGTAAGACAGGACTCCGACCTGTCAGACTTCATCTGTCTATCAACTTGAACTGACAGTGACACACTGTCCCATTTCTGTATGTAACAATTTACTCTCATTCAGACACAAGGACACCCATGCCACGGTATTACGCACTTTGGCCTGTGCGTAAAATGATGATCTTTTGGAAACACTGTACTGGGGTGTAGCAACAGCGTACCAGTGTGAAACAATTCATAGAAGAGTAGTCTACTGAGAATAAAACAAGTGTCTGATCGACACATTGAATCATACACGACTGAATGATCTGTTGTGTTCTTTGCAGCTTATCACGGAGAATGCGTATCTGGCTCTGCCTCGCGGGGCAGACATAGAGGGGAAATGCGGGAGCCAGGACGCCCATATACACATCTCGTGGAATGATAACGCCTACACACTCCGCATCTACTTCGTCAAGGTTTGTCCGCTAATATGCAATAGTCAGTGGGAAAGCGGAGGCGATTTACAATGACCCAAAATCCTTAATGCGTTTACCCCCTGTGGAATTCTTGTAAAAATCTGTTTGGGTAACATCGCCTACACATAACAGCCAGGCATAATGTTCTGCTGCTGGTGACGATATGGTAAAAAAATAATATTGGAAAGCAGGgaatgaccgtgtgtgtgtgtgtgtgtgtgtgtgtgtgtgtgtgtgtgtgtgtgttgcaggaaaTCAAGGAAATCAGTGGCAAGGGACATGTGTGGAGAATTAGCAAGGTGCAGTTCGTTTATGACACCTCGGAGAAAACGCATTTCCTCAACCCATACAACCGTGAGTAGCAATTGTAACCCACTCAGCAATTTCTGTTTGTTTTGCGGTATGGTTTCATTGAAAAAATTATTTCACATTTGCACTAAACCGATACAATAAAGAAAGACAATTCACATGGGCCTTTGGATATTTCCAAAttgcatttgtattttttaaattttctttCTACAAaacatgattattattattattatgatgttCCTTCTGAATATTTCTTTGGTCACTTCTGATTTATTGCAGTCATTTCGATTAGATATATTATAAACTCATTCATTTAATAGCCATCATGACTTATTGAGAATCATGACTTATTGAGAAGCATTgattttaaattaaattaaattcactaATATAGGCTACATTCACATAGCCTACCCTGACCGCACCATTTTTGGATTCAATATTAATCCACATTTAAAACTCATGATGGGACAGGCTGGAGTGAAGTTGAAAACGGAGTTATAGAAAAAGCAAACATTGCATTTTCTTCTGTATTTTCATCGATTTTCATCGAAGCACGTTTTGATTATACTGTAGGTCGCCCTTTTTTTCTGTACACGCTATTGGTGTGTCTATCGCAGTGGCTGTTTTATTTGTTTGTAAAAACACAGAGATTTGTACATAGAGGTTTTAtacttaagaggttttaacattTCAATACTTATTCCTAAATCTTTCACAAATATTTGCTGAATAGGCTATATAGACTTTTATTTCGATATTgtgtagcctataggcctacacatTTCTTTAACCAACTGCTATTAAAGACATGTTTTTGTGTTTCTCTGTATGaaatgcatgcttgtgtgtgtgtttgtacctacCTACTCATGTAATATGTCTCCTCATGTACTGTATCCTCCTATTTCTTCTCTCCATACAGCTGGGAAGCACACAGCCAGCACCCACCATTTGTCAGCGTTAGAGACCCCTGCTGGCCGCTCATATGTCTGCGAGGCTAAGCAGACACTCACCCTCATCTCCAGTGACCACCAGAAGGGAGTAACTGTTGCCATAAGTGACGTCCAGATCCAGCCCTTCGACATCAACTCAGATTTCATGTTCAGTGAAGGTACAGACTCTAACCTTAACTAACTGTAGTTTAACTAACTGTAAATCGAACTCTAACGTCATACAGCCATGTTCAGTGAAGGTACAGACTGTAACCCTAACGTCATACAGCCATGTTCAGTGAAGGTACAGACTCTAACCCTAACGCCATACAGCCATGTTCAGTGAAGGTACAGACTGTAACCCTAACGTCATACAGCCATGTTCAGTGAAGGTACAGACTCTAACCCTAACGTCATACAGCCATGTTCAGTGAAGGTACAGACTGTAACCCTAACGTCATACAGCCATGTTCAGTGAAGGTACAGACTGTAACCCTAACGTCATACAGCCATGTTCAGTGAAGGTACAGACTGTAACCCTAACGTCATACAGCCATGTTCAGTGAAGGTACAGACTGTAACCCTAACGTCATACAGCCATGTTCAGTGAAGGTACAGACTCTAACCCTAACGTCATACAGCCATGTTCAGTGATGATACAAATAGAACAACAACCTAAAGTAGTACTCCCCTCAATTTCCAAATGTTTTACACATCTCAAATGTATATCCCAGTATCAAAAAGTTTGTCATCTTGAGGAGAGATCTGACactagtgatgatgatggtgatgacggTTTGCCGTAAAGTAGTATTGGAGAAGTTATCTCACAACCCCTACAAACTGCACTCTCCCTGctcccttcatctccctctccctcacccttctctctctctgggggctgGGGGATGTTACTGCTTATTGAAGAGCAGAGctgcagagagggatggagggaggatgaaagagaggaaagagagtagaggagaaagcGAGAGCGGTCATTAGGACTTTATTGCTGTAGTTATATCCCTGTCCTCAATGCAGACTTTAGACTTTAGTTCTATAGTTCTGTCATGACTCTCTCCTGGGTGAGGATCAGAGGTGCCAGATCAGCTTGGCACATGACAGGACAGATggctcaacccccccccccgagGGGGAGTTGGGACGGTTTTATGACTTAACGCCGGTTGtaaactttctctctcttgcactGCAGTACGGAGAAGTTAAAAATGCTTTAGTTACAACAGAGAGACTTTGCCAAAACTTCAAACATCAAACAATGAACATTGGGGCAATATATTTCAATATCCAAATGTTGGGAATTATGACAGATATAATatggaaaatgtatgtatatTTTGTGATATCATTAAAATGATCAGAAAGACTGTATTACAAGATAACTGTAACTCTGAAAGTGTACACGTCCTAGTGATCAGGTTTGCTTCTAAATATTATATAAAATAAATTATTACGTATAAGAATACTTTTGAAAAGATAGAAATATGATTTTAGCCTTCTAAACGAAATAATGGCTTTTCATATAAACCTGGGCCAAAACCACGCCCATGCTCGCACAGACGTTGTGTCAACATGATGGAACCACCTTTCCGACCAGAGGGCTTAAAAGGACTCGCAGAAGAATTAACATATTAGACCAAGCAGGTGGATGGTGTAAGCTGGACGTCACAAAATGGTTAAAACTACAAGACCAGAAAATGTTAAGACCCTCTGAAACTCTTGACAATTAAATAAGTTGAAGAAGTTGAAGTCTAAGTGTTatagtttattagtttactccgaTTGGGGGAAGGTttggtttgcggggaataataaaggtatattcaaaaaaaaaagtatgtatgtctatataggtatgtgtatgtatatatatgcttATGAACAGTGGGCTCCAAAATGACTGGCAccctgactggcaatgcacaaacaatgcttaaaaaaatataaacaatataattatagagataaactcaaaataccaatgtgagaaatactgtactttattaatgtttcaatggaaccaaccaAAATCAATGTCCTCCAAATAAAGGTTTCACAATTAATGGCACCCTTAAAGATTATTGTAAATAGCATCTACCAAAATTAAACCACAAATTAAATTCCAATTATTTAAGTTTATCTAAGTCTTAAGAAACTATATTGAGCcattacatcacttcctgtttcactaggatataaaaatgaggtaacacACATGCAATATCCCACTGTCATCCAACACCATGAAGAAAACAGAAGAACTATCAGTTCAAAAGGGACAGATGGTGGTAGACCTTCATAAATCTGCTAATGGCTACAAGAAAATCCACAAACGGTTGAGCACTGTCAGGGCAATTATTAGAAAAGTCTAAAGATATGGAACAGTTGAAAACCTCATGGGTAGAGGACGCAAATGCATTTAGCCCCccaggatagggaggaggatggtgagagaagCAACAAAATCCCCAAGAATCACTGTGAAAGAATTGCAGGCCTTTGTGGCATCTTGGGGTCACCAGGTTTCAAAAAGCTCCATCAGACGCCACCTCCACATCGACAGtctctttggaagggttgccagaagaaagccCTTTCTGACCCAAAGACACAGACGCAagcgcttagagtttgccaaacaTAATTTAATTTAtgactggaagaaggtgctctggtcagatgagaccaaaatggaatGTTTTGGTCAGATACATCATCAGCATGTTTGGCGTCGAAacagatgcatacaaggagaggcacctcatacccacggtgaaatatggaggggggtcagtgatgttttggggctgttttaattccagaggtccaggggCACTGGTTAAGATTGATAGCATAATGAATTCTACCAAGTATCGGGGAATTCTGGCTGACAATCTGGTTTCCTCTGCCAGAAGGCTGTGACTTGGCCGTAGGtggactttccaacaagacaatgacccaaaaacatacctcaagatccacacagaaatggttctgtgacaacaaaatcaatgttctGCCGTGGCCATGTCAGTcgccagacctcaatccaatcaaAAACCTGTGGGCTGAGTTGAAGAGGGGCAGTTGATAAGCGCAAACCCAAGAATGTGAAGGATCTTGCAAGGATCTGCATAAAGGAATGATCCaaaatccctccaaatgtgttccttaaccttgtcaaacattacaggaaaagactccatgctgttatccttgccagaggtggttgcactaagtactaaatgaggagtgccaataattatgaaaccttgattttggtgaaatttattttgtattaaataattgtatgattttggttggttccattgaaacattaataaagtacagtatttctctcatgttggtattttgagtttatctctctaattatattgtttatatttttttaagtattgtttgtgcattgccagtcaggTGCCAGTAACTTTGGAGCCCactgtatatggatatatatatttagcccaaaaaatatatggggggttgtaaatgatgcagacaattacattgatggaagcaacaatctttccgcaatattaagctgatccaatCCTTTAGaaaatttaaaaattaaaaataaattgaaGACTAGACCAATACATTCCCAGT is a genomic window of Oncorhynchus kisutch isolate 150728-3 linkage group LG21, Okis_V2, whole genome shotgun sequence containing:
- the LOC109866285 gene encoding lysosome-associated membrane glycoprotein 5 → MEQLRFSTLDTAGVLLCLFAILVRFTVTSEQEGENLSGLSTNPDKDIFVVRENGTTCLMVEFAVRFTVPFDVLALNGIDLITENAYLALPRGADIEGKCGSQDAHIHISWNDNAYTLRIYFVKEIKEISGKGHVWRISKVQFVYDTSEKTHFLNPYNPGKHTASTHHLSALETPAGRSYVCEAKQTLTLISSDHQKGVTVAISDVQIQPFDINSDFMFSEAYKCITDQREQLEETLPLILGFILGLIIVITLSVYHFHLKLTAATQSQLPCDRSMYNNM